TCCTTGGAAGAACACCTTTGTTTTTGTAGGATCGACATTGAGGTCAACCCATCTGGCCCATGTCGTCAATCCCTTGTAAAATGCTACCAATCGGTCCATGTCTTGAGACAGTGTCGTCCCATCCTGTATCAAATCCCACCTGCAAAATTACACGACCTCTTCTTCATCCTTGTTGTAATTAATCCCAGAAaacactctttttttttttttttaattcgaaTTTGATCTTACGCCTGAGAGTTTCCTGTATGGGTCCACCAATGCCAGGAGTTGAAGACCAGAACGTCCATTCCTAGCCATGCCTTGCCGGCCTCGATGGAGTCTAGTTTCAGTACTCGCCCTACGTCCTCTTTCACTATGTCCACAAGATATGGCGTCCGATATAGGAGCAGTGTTACTCCATAATCCTGTCCCCACACAACGTTTTACATTATTCACATCAACTGACTTAATATATGTAATATCCACCAAAATGTTCAAAGTTCAAATCATTACCTATTGTTGGAACTTTAAAAGATCCAAAATAAACTACGTAAGTACTTGgattttgttctattttggTTAGTTATTATGGTTGTTAGTTATTTATGGTTAGTAATCACAAATCTCCAACTTTATCCATAAGCTCtagtggctttgctttgaactTCACAAAAAAGCCTCATCCCAAtcgagatagtattccttacttataaatccatgtgggactcactcccaataatcatCAACATTCTTTTCTCCGAACAAAGTACCTGtaagcctccccttaattgaggatcgactcctttttctggagccctcgaacaaagtacacattTTATTCGATACTTCAGTCACTTTTGACTGCACCtacgaggctcgactcctttctctggagccctcgaactaagtacaccttttgttcgacacttttgactacaccttcaaggctcgactcctttctttggaaccctcgaacaaagtacgtctttattcgacactttagtcacttttgactataccttcgagactcgacttctttctctagagcccttgaacaaagtacaccatttgtttgacactttagtcacttttgactacaccttcgaggctcacaattctttattcgatatttgaggattgtattgacatgactaagttaagggcatgactctcaTAACATGTTAGTAATCACATATCTCCATATGATATTTTGTCCAccttgagcataaactctcatgactttgatTTGGGATTCCCAAAATGACTCGTACCAAATGGagatttatcatatttttttaataaattcatatcGAAATTTATGAAGGTAtgctaaaaattaaatgaaaaaaatattaaaaggaagctaaatactaaaaatttattaattttgaattgatgtaataatgttttctttagaaaaagaTCAAAATCGAGAGCGCGTATCGTCAGGGAGATTGGGCGAAGTTTGCCAATCACAGGCTGTCAGCAACATAATACACGTGGCCACCGAAAATTGGAGGCTCATGTGGGGCCGTTGGCGGTGGACCAATCAAATAATTCGGATAGAAAAAAGAGTTTGagattacattaaaaatactAACATATAATGTCCAATATCAcaataaaaagattttaatatttaaattaaaaaaaatgaatttccaaaataaatatttcccagcttaaaaaaaaaattaattaaaaaaaaagaaaagtaatttgattaattaaagggAGACTGTTAAAGACATTATGATATTGTGTGCAAAACCTGAAAGAAGACGGAGGAGATGGAGTCCCTCCGGAAGAAGGTGGTTTTGGCGTTAGGCGCCGCCGCTAGCAGCATACACGAAAGCGATTCCCACATATTCAGACTCAGTGAGTCTCCCACGAACATTATCTTCTTCCCACTCCATCTCTTCAGAACATCCACTCCGTCAAATCTGCAAATCCACAGACTCATCATTAATAAACAAACCGAATCATTAATaaagattagagagagagagaggaccTTGGAAGGGTACATGAGTCGGGTCGCCACGAGTATTTGAGGTAAAGGGTATCGGGTCTGCCGTATTTTTGGCAATTAAACTCGGCGTCTATGAAAGGACAGGTGGAGGAATTGTAAAGAGGGAAAG
This genomic interval from Cucurbita pepo subsp. pepo cultivar mu-cu-16 chromosome LG20, ASM280686v2, whole genome shotgun sequence contains the following:
- the LOC111782562 gene encoding protein trichome birefringence-like 37; translated protein: MGFGVVGVFLNLLLLLQASGFVSVQQANASKFNTLKGRKQASGCNLFQGRWVVDPSFPLYNSSTCPFIDAEFNCQKYGRPDTLYLKYSWRPDSCTLPRFDGVDVLKRWSGKKIMFVGDSLSLNMWESLSCMLLAAAPNAKTTFFRRDSISSVFFQDYGVTLLLYRTPYLVDIVKEDVGRVLKLDSIEAGKAWLGMDVLVFNSWHWWTHTGNSQAWDLIQDGTTLSQDMDRLVAFYKGLTTWARWVDLNVDPTKTKVFFQGISPTHYLGKEWNEPKKNCNGESEPLTGSMYPGGAPPAVDVVNRVLSRIKVPVYLLDITTLSQLRKDAHPAGYSGEISGTDCSHWCLPGLPDTWNQLMYAALLTM